In Bacillota bacterium, the sequence CGCGCCTGGCGCGAGGTCCGGTCCGCCCTCCGGGAGGCAAAGGTTTCCCCTCCCCCGGCGTTTGCCGCCGGGGTGGTGGCCCGCATTACAGAGCAGGGATGCAGAAATTCCGCCGCCGGCAGGGAAACGCGCAGGGCAGGCTGGCTTCGATGGGATTGGGCAAAGGGTCTGGCTGCTGCAGCAGTGATTCTGGCGCTGCTCACCGGGTCGGTCAGCTTCGCTGTCAAATACTGGCCGGCGAAGGCAGGAAACTACATCGCGGAAAGAAAGGAAAACGCGGTAGGCAAGAACGCGAGCGCCCCAGGGAAACCGGCTCCCAGGGCCGATGAAACCAGGGGCGATACAGAGAATCCCGGCACCCGGGAGCAAAATCCAGACTCCCCCGGCACGGCAACGGAAGAAAGCGGGAGCCCGCAGCACCCAGATGCGCCCAGGCAGATGCCGGCAGTGAAAGAGCCGAACAAAAACCCCGTTGTTGCTGCAAATAATCCCGGCAAAACAGAGGAAAGAAAGGTGTTTTTGAACAAAACCCGGATTATTAAAACAACGATGCTGAAGGTCGCGGTGGCAGATCTGGAGTCCGCCCGGGACAGGAGCCGGGAAATTGCCCGCAGCGCAGGAGCAGAAGTATCCTCAGAGCTTTCGGCCCAGAGCAACGGGCACAGGAGCATCATCCTCCGCTTTACCCTCGCTCCCGAGCGCGCCGAAAGGTTCCTTGCCGATCTGGCAGCACTGGGTGAAGTAAGCGCCAGGGATGCAACCACTCAGGATGTAACGGCCAGTTTCGCCCGCGCCCTTGAAGAATACCAGGCGCTGAAAGCGCAGCAGGCGGCGGCCCCGGAAAGCGAAAGGGCGCGGCTTGAGAGCCAGATTAATTTCCTTGAACAGCAGCTCCAAAACTGGGATCAGGAGGCCGGAAGGCAGGTCGTGATCCTCTGGCTTGAACAGTAACAATTGAACATTAGCACTCTGGGATAAATTAAGCAAAAAAGACCCGGAGAGGAACCGCCACCTCTCCGGTTTTGTTTTCTCGCAGCAGCCGCCGGCTGGTCCGCCGGAAAGCGGAAAAACAGCTCGAGAGCGCTTTCCCCACTAAAAAACGGGCCTGGTGCAGTTCTGATTTTTCATACGAATCAGGAATAAAGACATATATTACCAGGCAGGTGCATCGGACAGAAAACGGTATTTTGCAGGCGCCATACGGCCTTCCCCTCCGGAGACCCCGTCTGGCGGAGAAGCTGTCGAATTGATTTAACCAGCTTCATATTGTTTAATATAAGCCAATAAATGCTTGAAAAGGAGTGGATGATCATTAACAGGTCAGTGTTATCAAGAGTTGCTTTCGCGGCGATCTTTTTCTGTTTCTCAAGCTGGATCTTCGCTCCCAGGGCCGGCGCTTTTACAATAGAAGAATACCAGCAGGCCGTTCTTAACAACAAGGCCTTGCCTTCGCAATCCAATCCCGCCTTCCCGGTTCCCTCTGGTCAGAAGGCGGCCACCTCCCAGGCGCCCCTGCAAACCCCCGCCGCTCAGCCGGTACCCACGTATGCAGAAAGCAGGCCGACCACCAGCATCGATGATTATTATCATGCCATAATAAACAGGCAGCGTACACCTATCTACTATTCAAACCAACCTGTCTTGCCGGCGCCCCAGCCCTCCGCCCCTTCAAACCAGGGAGGTTCAAAAGGCCCGGCCGCACCGCCGGCAGCGCCTTCTCCGGCTCCTGAGGAGTTAAG encodes:
- a CDS encoding DUF4349 domain-containing protein, giving the protein MGREPKGKQRGAEKTAAREAGFGLKCIEAQELFYNIGEEKLNPEAARKLRAHEASCPDCCTAFRAWREVRSALREAKVSPPPAFAAGVVARITEQGCRNSAAGRETRRAGWLRWDWAKGLAAAAVILALLTGSVSFAVKYWPAKAGNYIAERKENAVGKNASAPGKPAPRADETRGDTENPGTREQNPDSPGTATEESGSPQHPDAPRQMPAVKEPNKNPVVAANNPGKTEERKVFLNKTRIIKTTMLKVAVADLESARDRSREIARSAGAEVSSELSAQSNGHRSIILRFTLAPERAERFLADLAALGEVSARDATTQDVTASFARALEEYQALKAQQAAAPESERARLESQINFLEQQLQNWDQEAGRQVVILWLEQ